The proteins below are encoded in one region of Aquisphaera giovannonii:
- a CDS encoding HlyD family secretion protein, whose translation MFTRYILPLIAIAGIVAGVGSVWPKKPAPPPEPLRSPPVQPAGMEKPIYGAGLVEAQRENIPIGTVVPGMVAEVYVDGRPGYEPAHKRVGDRVRKGEPLFRIDDRDLRAELAVRECALRAAESQLHRLVKMPRPEDVPPAEAAVEEARARLKDAEAAYYRDLALFDKKMLAASDFDKDRYTMQAARATLAKAEADLAKLKAGSWKEDIDVQRAAVDQAKAQVEDVRIMLDRLTVRAPVDGQVLQVNIRPGQVATLTWKEPMIVLGEVNQLHVRVDVDENDLFRFREGVPATATLKGRKEPVFPLRFVRIEPYVIPKKSLTGDNTERVDTRVLQVLYALPDDRPAVVYVGQQMDVFLAVETGSDRGQSASANPPASQEAGPGIQ comes from the coding sequence ATGTTCACCCGATACATTCTCCCGCTGATCGCGATCGCCGGGATCGTCGCCGGGGTCGGCTCGGTCTGGCCGAAGAAGCCCGCGCCGCCGCCGGAGCCCCTGAGGAGCCCGCCGGTGCAGCCCGCGGGCATGGAGAAGCCCATCTACGGCGCAGGGCTGGTGGAGGCCCAGCGCGAGAACATCCCGATCGGGACCGTCGTCCCGGGCATGGTCGCGGAGGTCTACGTCGACGGCCGGCCCGGGTACGAGCCGGCCCACAAGAGGGTCGGCGACCGCGTCAGGAAGGGCGAACCGCTGTTCCGGATCGACGACCGCGACCTCCGCGCCGAGCTCGCGGTCCGCGAGTGCGCCCTGAGGGCCGCGGAGTCCCAGCTCCACCGGCTGGTCAAGATGCCGAGGCCGGAGGACGTGCCCCCCGCGGAGGCGGCCGTCGAGGAGGCCCGGGCCCGCCTCAAGGACGCCGAGGCCGCGTATTACCGCGACCTCGCCCTCTTCGACAAGAAGATGCTCGCCGCCTCGGACTTCGACAAGGACCGCTACACCATGCAGGCCGCGAGGGCCACCCTGGCCAAGGCCGAGGCCGACCTGGCCAAGCTGAAGGCCGGCTCGTGGAAGGAGGACATCGACGTCCAGCGCGCGGCGGTCGACCAGGCGAAGGCCCAGGTGGAGGACGTCCGGATCATGCTCGACCGCCTGACCGTCCGCGCCCCGGTGGACGGCCAGGTCCTCCAGGTCAACATCCGGCCGGGCCAGGTGGCCACCCTGACCTGGAAGGAGCCGATGATCGTCCTCGGCGAGGTCAACCAGCTCCACGTCCGGGTGGACGTGGACGAGAACGACCTCTTCCGGTTCCGCGAGGGCGTCCCCGCCACCGCGACCCTGAAGGGCCGCAAGGAGCCCGTCTTCCCGCTCCGCTTCGTCCGGATCGAGCCCTACGTCATCCCCAAGAAGAGCCTCACCGGCGACAACACCGAGCGCGTGGACACCCGCGTCCTCCAGGTCCTCTACGCCCTCCCCGACGACCGCCCGGCAGTCGTCTACGTCGGGCAGCAGATGGACGTGTTCCTTGCGGTGGAAACCGGGAGTGACCGAGGTCAATCGGCGAGTGCGAATCCGCCTGCCTCTCAGGAAGCCGGTCCGGGGATCCAGTAG
- a CDS encoding ABC transporter ATP-binding protein, protein MPASPSQPPALEAAIPAGDGTAAVAVRIRRLTKHFGSGDQRVQALAGIDLDILAGEMTLIVGPSGCGKTTLLSVVAGILDADEGEVSIFGSDITRMGDRAKTRFRSAKIGFVFQQYNLLPALTSAENAAIPLVIAGWSKAPAVKKAADVLASIGMGKRINSLPSQLSGGQMQRVAIARALVHEPELLVCDEPTAALDHETGLTVMELLRESAVKPDRAVVIVTHDNRVFQFGDRIAHMDDGRVVEIETRDRGAA, encoded by the coding sequence ATGCCCGCAAGCCCGTCCCAGCCGCCCGCCCTCGAGGCCGCAATCCCGGCCGGCGACGGCACCGCCGCGGTCGCGGTCCGGATCCGCCGCCTGACCAAGCACTTCGGCTCGGGCGACCAGCGGGTCCAGGCGCTCGCGGGCATCGACCTGGACATCCTCGCCGGGGAGATGACGCTGATCGTCGGCCCGTCCGGGTGCGGCAAGACGACGCTGCTGTCCGTCGTGGCCGGCATCCTGGACGCCGACGAGGGCGAGGTCTCCATCTTCGGCAGCGACATCACCCGCATGGGCGACCGGGCCAAGACGCGATTCCGCTCGGCCAAGATCGGGTTCGTCTTCCAGCAGTACAACCTCCTGCCGGCGCTCACCTCGGCGGAGAACGCGGCGATCCCGCTGGTGATCGCCGGGTGGAGCAAGGCCCCGGCCGTGAAGAAGGCCGCCGACGTGCTGGCCTCCATCGGCATGGGCAAGAGGATCAACAGCCTCCCGTCGCAGCTCTCCGGCGGCCAGATGCAGCGGGTGGCCATCGCCAGGGCCCTCGTGCACGAGCCCGAGCTCCTCGTCTGCGACGAGCCGACCGCCGCGCTCGACCACGAGACGGGGCTCACCGTCATGGAGCTGCTCCGCGAGTCGGCCGTGAAGCCCGACCGCGCCGTCGTCATCGTCACCCACGACAACCGCGTCTTCCAGTTCGGCGACCGCATCGCCCACATGGACGACGGACGCGTGGTGGAGATCGAGACCAGGGACCGCGGGGCCGCCTGA
- a CDS encoding ABC transporter permease, with protein MTWIALKMLVGDRAKFVGIVIGLTFAAALIMQQGSIFCGLMMRTCAQISDIKGADLWVMDPSVRFVDDVKPMLESNLQRVRGVDGVKWAVPLYKGNGRAKLVFSPADMKARTYPAEQLEADRRAPHGPPSNPFTKVLDFLVPGIESPPAPPARWHDTDLINVIEQVIVLGVDDSSMVGAPERNPMIGPTPDGKPNGKLLVGDLEDLRRPDSIIVDRVGLRKLFPGCHLDEPFESPRETDEAYLERLRRFVAAAPEIEMNDHRAILVGVCEATRTFQSNPVAYTLYSRARQYLPMERKVLSFILVQTADGPDGTKIPPAVVAERIQEQTGLGARTSENFMYRTIKYYLVYTGIPINFGITVFLGFLVGTAIAGQTFYNFTIENLKQFGALKAMGASNLRIVGMILLQAATAGLLGYGIGVGLSTLFGLRVATGWHGQPAELAYLTPWQLLPTTAAAIIAICVLASLISVQRVIRLEPAIVFRS; from the coding sequence ATGACCTGGATCGCGCTCAAGATGCTCGTCGGCGACCGGGCCAAGTTCGTCGGCATCGTGATCGGCCTGACGTTCGCCGCCGCCCTGATCATGCAGCAGGGGTCCATCTTCTGCGGCCTGATGATGCGGACCTGCGCCCAGATCTCCGACATCAAGGGCGCGGACCTCTGGGTCATGGACCCCAGCGTCCGATTCGTGGACGACGTCAAGCCGATGCTCGAGAGCAACCTCCAGCGCGTGCGGGGCGTGGACGGCGTGAAGTGGGCCGTCCCGCTCTACAAGGGGAACGGCCGGGCCAAGCTCGTCTTCTCGCCGGCCGACATGAAGGCCCGGACGTACCCGGCCGAGCAGCTCGAGGCCGATCGGAGGGCCCCGCACGGCCCGCCGTCGAACCCGTTCACGAAGGTGCTCGACTTCCTGGTGCCGGGCATCGAGAGTCCCCCGGCCCCGCCGGCTCGCTGGCACGACACCGACCTCATCAACGTCATCGAGCAGGTGATCGTCCTGGGGGTGGACGACTCCTCGATGGTCGGGGCGCCGGAGCGGAACCCGATGATCGGGCCGACGCCCGACGGCAAGCCCAACGGCAAGCTGCTCGTCGGCGACCTCGAGGACCTGCGGCGACCGGACTCGATCATCGTGGACCGCGTCGGCCTGCGGAAGCTCTTCCCCGGGTGCCACCTCGACGAGCCGTTCGAGAGCCCCAGGGAGACCGACGAGGCCTACCTGGAGCGGCTCCGCCGGTTCGTGGCCGCGGCGCCCGAGATCGAGATGAACGACCACCGGGCGATCCTCGTCGGCGTCTGCGAGGCCACGCGGACGTTCCAGTCCAATCCGGTCGCCTACACGCTCTACAGCCGGGCCAGGCAGTACCTGCCGATGGAGCGGAAGGTCCTCTCGTTCATCCTCGTGCAGACGGCCGACGGCCCCGACGGCACCAAGATCCCCCCGGCCGTCGTCGCCGAGCGGATCCAGGAGCAGACGGGCCTCGGGGCCCGCACGAGCGAGAACTTCATGTACCGGACGATCAAGTATTACCTGGTCTACACGGGCATCCCGATCAACTTCGGCATCACGGTCTTCCTCGGCTTCCTGGTGGGGACGGCGATCGCCGGGCAGACGTTCTACAACTTCACGATCGAGAACCTGAAGCAGTTCGGCGCGCTCAAGGCGATGGGGGCGTCGAACCTCCGGATCGTGGGCATGATCCTCCTCCAGGCGGCGACGGCCGGGCTGCTCGGCTACGGCATCGGCGTGGGGCTCTCCACCCTCTTCGGCCTGCGGGTCGCCACCGGCTGGCACGGCCAGCCGGCGGAGCTGGCCTACCTCACCCCGTGGCAGCTCCTGCCGACGACCGCCGCCGCCATCATCGCCATCTGCGTCCTGGCCAGCCTGATCTCGGTCCAGCGCGTCATCCGGCTGGAGCCGGCCATCGTCTTCCGGAGCTGA
- a CDS encoding CerR family C-terminal domain-containing protein — MSQDPTKARLIEAAGQEFASRGFEQATVRAICERAGANLAAVNYHFGDKGGLYTEVLHEAHRCGRLEMEEVEALGGSTPADRLRAFIRLFLERVLVLGCQPGWQHQLMLREMFAPTAYSEALVRDVIRPRFEYLKGVLAELCPEADDRRLNALVFSVIGQCLHYKFARRISEHLIGAEGLAGLDAAYLADHIASFCLAALGEAPTLNRAGEAHPIHPNSPREVEVKP; from the coding sequence GTGAGCCAAGATCCGACGAAGGCGCGGCTGATCGAGGCGGCGGGCCAGGAGTTCGCCAGCCGGGGGTTCGAGCAGGCCACGGTGCGAGCCATCTGCGAGCGGGCCGGGGCGAACCTGGCGGCGGTCAACTACCACTTCGGGGACAAGGGTGGCCTGTACACCGAGGTGCTCCACGAGGCGCATCGGTGCGGGCGGCTGGAGATGGAGGAGGTCGAGGCCCTGGGGGGGAGCACGCCGGCGGACCGGCTGCGGGCCTTCATCCGGCTCTTCCTGGAGCGGGTGCTCGTGCTGGGCTGCCAGCCGGGCTGGCAGCACCAGCTGATGCTCCGGGAGATGTTCGCGCCGACCGCGTATTCCGAGGCGCTCGTCCGGGACGTGATCCGGCCGCGGTTCGAATACCTCAAGGGGGTGCTGGCCGAATTGTGCCCGGAGGCGGACGATCGCCGCCTGAACGCCCTGGTGTTCAGCGTGATCGGCCAGTGCCTGCACTACAAGTTCGCCCGGCGGATCAGCGAGCACCTGATCGGGGCGGAGGGGCTGGCCGGGCTCGACGCGGCGTACCTGGCCGATCACATCGCGTCCTTCTGCCTGGCCGCCCTGGGCGAGGCGCCTACGCTGAATCGGGCGGGAGAAGCTCATCCCATCCATCCCAACTCCCCGCGCGAGGTTGAGGTGAAGCCATGA
- the holA gene encoding DNA polymerase III subunit delta: MRALDWLRDWSSQPGKPVYVVYGDDVYLRRESVTAIRRAVLGEEADELALRRFEGSSAGLADVKDELRTLPFFSKRRIVLIEDADPFVTRARKDLEGYLEAPSGTGVLVLLVKSWPSNTKLYKLVAASGMPIDCTSPAEKDLIPWLVKEATRHQAQLEPDAARLLLELVGAEVGILAAEVEKLAVYVGTSARIRRADVTRMVEAGRIETVWKVIDAATTGEPAAAITDLDDLIASGEHPIKINAALASSLIRVHHAGRLRAARIPLDEACKMAGIHGFGVEKVKKQHAHLGPGRVDRIPEMLLKADLDLKGDSKLEPRVILEELLIRLALPRKD; this comes from the coding sequence ATGCGAGCTCTTGATTGGTTGCGTGATTGGTCGTCCCAGCCGGGGAAGCCGGTGTACGTCGTGTACGGGGACGACGTCTACCTGCGGCGTGAGTCCGTGACCGCGATCCGGCGTGCGGTCCTGGGCGAGGAGGCGGACGAGCTGGCCTTGCGCCGGTTCGAGGGGAGCAGTGCGGGCCTCGCGGACGTGAAGGACGAGCTGCGCACGCTGCCGTTCTTCTCGAAGCGCCGCATCGTGCTCATCGAGGACGCCGACCCGTTCGTGACAAGGGCGCGGAAGGACCTCGAGGGCTACCTGGAGGCGCCCAGCGGGACGGGGGTGCTGGTCCTCCTGGTGAAGTCGTGGCCGTCCAACACGAAGCTCTACAAGCTGGTCGCGGCCTCCGGGATGCCGATCGACTGCACCAGCCCCGCCGAGAAGGACCTGATCCCCTGGCTCGTGAAGGAAGCGACCCGGCATCAGGCCCAGCTCGAGCCCGACGCCGCGCGGCTGCTGCTGGAGCTGGTCGGTGCGGAGGTCGGCATCCTCGCCGCCGAGGTGGAGAAGCTGGCCGTCTACGTCGGGACCTCGGCCAGGATCCGCCGGGCGGACGTCACCAGGATGGTCGAGGCCGGCCGGATCGAGACCGTCTGGAAGGTGATCGACGCGGCCACGACCGGCGAGCCGGCGGCGGCGATCACGGACCTCGACGACCTCATCGCGTCGGGGGAGCATCCGATCAAGATCAACGCCGCCCTGGCGTCGTCGCTGATCCGGGTGCATCACGCCGGCCGCCTCCGCGCCGCTCGGATCCCCCTGGACGAGGCCTGCAAGATGGCCGGCATCCACGGCTTCGGCGTGGAGAAGGTGAAGAAGCAGCACGCCCACCTCGGCCCCGGCCGCGTCGATCGCATCCCGGAGATGCTCCTGAAGGCGGACCTGGACCTGAAGGGCGACTCCAAGCTCGAGCCCCGCGTGATCCTCGAGGAGCTCCTGATCCGCCTCGCCCTGCCGCGGAAGGATTGA
- a CDS encoding transglutaminase-like domain-containing protein produces the protein MFRRHDDKAPLRRALPGVVLLLLAAGQARAQEAWDAIFLKDNPIGHVHTFIEKLNEKGRELYRVRQDQVYTIRRLDDAVTMKLMYGTIETPEGEVLRLDTRTLTSDSEIRVHGDVIKGEMKLIMDTGQGHKQEKVIPWGPDVRGPYGAEQSMAKKPMEEGEVRVIKSYVPDLNRVVDFTYKAGGNFEVVMGDRSKRVLRKIDQTATLDGRRQTVLDAVLWADSGGQVLKLETDMMGGITMLRTTREAIDSLSNRRPSNRLDEIRSTIIPIGKIIPNPRATRYVKYGIALKDGDPSEVFPADNRQAIEAGSDKNSLVLSVNTGGPTEGASSPEPDAVYARPNAIIASDDSVVRRKAQAAIGDATTPWEKATRISHWVFENIREKNFAVAFAPANEVARNLTGDCSEHAVLAAAMSRAVGIPSRVAVGLLFVDNERQGIKGFGYHVWHEVYVNNRWVALDASWDQTSVDATHIKLADTALDGVAPFEAFLPIARIQGKLTIDPIELR, from the coding sequence ATGTTCCGCAGACACGACGACAAGGCCCCGCTCCGCCGAGCTCTCCCGGGCGTGGTGCTCCTCCTCCTCGCCGCCGGTCAGGCCCGCGCTCAGGAGGCGTGGGACGCCATCTTCCTGAAGGACAACCCGATCGGCCACGTGCACACGTTCATCGAGAAGCTGAACGAGAAGGGCCGCGAGCTCTACCGCGTCCGCCAGGACCAGGTCTACACCATCCGGCGGCTCGACGACGCGGTGACCATGAAGTTGATGTACGGGACGATCGAGACCCCCGAGGGCGAGGTCCTCCGCCTCGACACCCGGACGCTCACCAGCGACAGCGAGATCCGCGTCCACGGCGACGTGATCAAGGGCGAGATGAAGCTCATCATGGACACCGGCCAGGGGCACAAGCAGGAGAAGGTCATCCCCTGGGGCCCGGACGTCCGCGGCCCCTACGGCGCCGAGCAGAGCATGGCGAAGAAGCCGATGGAGGAGGGCGAGGTCCGCGTCATCAAGTCGTACGTGCCGGACCTGAACCGGGTGGTCGACTTTACCTACAAGGCCGGCGGCAACTTCGAGGTGGTCATGGGCGACCGCTCCAAGCGGGTGCTCCGGAAGATCGACCAGACGGCGACGCTGGATGGCCGACGCCAGACCGTCCTGGACGCGGTCCTCTGGGCGGATTCCGGCGGCCAGGTCCTGAAGCTCGAGACCGACATGATGGGCGGGATCACGATGCTGCGGACGACCCGCGAGGCGATCGACTCGCTCTCGAATCGCCGCCCGTCCAACCGCCTGGATGAGATCCGCAGCACGATCATCCCCATCGGCAAGATCATCCCCAATCCGCGGGCCACGCGCTACGTGAAGTACGGCATCGCGCTCAAGGACGGCGACCCCTCGGAGGTCTTCCCCGCCGACAACCGCCAGGCGATCGAGGCGGGGTCGGACAAGAACTCGCTCGTCCTCAGCGTCAACACCGGCGGGCCCACCGAGGGAGCCAGCAGCCCCGAGCCGGACGCGGTCTACGCGCGGCCCAACGCGATCATCGCCAGCGACGACAGCGTCGTCCGCCGCAAGGCGCAGGCGGCCATAGGAGACGCCACGACGCCCTGGGAGAAGGCGACGAGGATCTCGCACTGGGTCTTCGAGAACATCCGCGAGAAGAACTTCGCGGTCGCCTTCGCCCCGGCGAACGAGGTCGCGCGGAACCTCACCGGCGACTGCTCCGAGCACGCCGTGCTCGCCGCCGCGATGAGCCGCGCCGTCGGGATCCCGTCTCGCGTGGCCGTCGGCCTCCTCTTCGTGGACAACGAGCGGCAGGGGATCAAGGGGTTCGGATACCACGTCTGGCACGAGGTCTACGTGAACAACCGGTGGGTGGCCCTCGACGCCTCTTGGGACCAGACGAGCGTGGACGCCACGCACATCAAGCTCGCGGATACGGCCCTGGACGGCGTCGCCCCGTTCGAGGCCTTCCTGCCCATCGCCCGCATCCAGGGCAAGCTGACGATCGACCCGATCGAGCTGCGCTGA